In a single window of the Pseudodesulfovibrio profundus genome:
- a CDS encoding OmpA family protein yields MKKAILFILLLSLGACGYIDPSLTDQTVVYTDAPVRKSSLQVSVHPKNKQYRPLTAYFQPFLIQQENSDHRHLADAFAQIFHNVWTEERLFPVQEFQPGTPYRGLRSALEHAQRRGADLLIFGMVPYFYAGHTLDDTAITIQMNIYSVQDGTLLWTMMQSARIESRLPDDYFYVRHEFRMNDSPFNLIIRDIAKDMSIPLKSWLPSPDTTYRFANSTEEVKASLTAEVPITATDLATSPDAESSMKEMDLGNDKEDQEKTNRPEINGVNLNIEFDFDKAVIKKASYPTLDAFGEAMNSPELKGRRIIIAGHTDAKGSAAYNLELSKKRAESVKQYLIKNWNLESSQVDVVGYGQSRPIAIGSDKDAMQKNRRVEIRLAE; encoded by the coding sequence ATGAAAAAAGCAATATTATTCATACTGTTATTATCCTTGGGCGCTTGTGGCTACATTGATCCATCTCTGACGGATCAGACAGTCGTATACACCGATGCCCCTGTCAGGAAATCGTCATTACAGGTTTCCGTTCATCCCAAGAATAAGCAGTACCGTCCACTGACGGCCTACTTCCAACCATTTCTCATACAGCAGGAAAACAGCGACCATCGCCACTTGGCCGACGCATTTGCACAAATCTTTCATAATGTCTGGACAGAGGAGCGCCTCTTTCCAGTGCAGGAATTCCAACCCGGCACCCCATACCGTGGTCTGCGCTCTGCCTTGGAGCATGCCCAACGTAGAGGAGCCGACCTGCTCATCTTTGGCATGGTTCCCTATTTTTATGCCGGACACACCCTGGATGACACGGCAATAACCATCCAGATGAATATTTATTCGGTTCAGGACGGCACCCTGCTTTGGACCATGATGCAGTCTGCCCGCATCGAAAGCCGTCTGCCGGACGACTACTTTTATGTCCGCCATGAATTCAGAATGAATGACTCACCCTTCAATTTAATCATTCGTGATATTGCCAAAGACATGAGTATCCCCCTGAAAAGCTGGCTCCCCTCCCCGGATACAACCTACCGCTTTGCCAACAGCACGGAAGAAGTAAAGGCCTCGTTGACTGCGGAGGTCCCCATCACTGCCACGGATTTGGCAACATCCCCCGACGCTGAATCTTCAATGAAAGAAATGGACCTCGGCAATGACAAGGAAGACCAAGAGAAAACCAATCGCCCCGAAATCAACGGTGTGAATCTCAACATTGAATTCGACTTCGATAAGGCTGTCATTAAAAAAGCATCCTATCCGACACTTGATGCGTTTGGTGAAGCCATGAATTCCCCAGAACTCAAGGGACGCCGGATAATTATTGCCGGCCACACCGATGCCAAAGGCTCAGCTGCGTACAATTTGGAGTTGTCGAAAAAACGGGCTGAATCTGTGAAGCAGTATCTGATCAAGAACTGGAATCTCGAATCAAGTCAGGTTGATGTTGTCGGTTATGGTCAAAGCCGACCTATCGCCATCGGAAGCGACAAGGACGCCATGCAAAAGAACCGACGGGTCGAAATACGGCTTGCTGAGTAA
- the ahbD gene encoding heme b synthase produces the protein MSEHNGHPGGMGGCPPEGHPGANPDHSKGGHPGGHPHGKSHPGAEHAPKRFLDDGVTPICRLIAWEVTRSCNLACKHCRAEAHPEPYEGELSTDEAKALIDTFPDVGSPIIIFTGGEPMMRPDVYELIAYAKAKGLRCVMAPNGTLITPETAQKMKDAGIERCSISIDAPEANQHDTFRGEIGAFDASMRGIQHLKDVGIEFQINTTVTKNNLHLFKDIFNLCEDIGAAAWHIFLLVPTGRAVELGTEVITAEEYEDVLNWFYDFRKTTDMQLKATCAPHYHRILRQRAKEEGTPVNFENFGLDAVSRGCLGGIGFCFISHRGQVQPCGYLELDCGNVREIPFPDIWKESQQFLNLRNPDVYDGKCGHCEYEKVCGGCRARAQTMKGHYLKEEPLCSYTPKKQPKK, from the coding sequence ATGAGCGAACACAACGGACACCCCGGTGGTATGGGTGGATGTCCTCCAGAAGGTCATCCCGGAGCCAACCCTGATCACTCCAAAGGCGGACACCCGGGCGGGCATCCGCACGGCAAATCCCACCCTGGAGCAGAACACGCACCCAAGCGCTTCCTTGACGATGGCGTCACCCCGATTTGTCGTCTTATTGCATGGGAAGTAACCCGCTCCTGCAACCTCGCCTGCAAGCACTGCCGGGCCGAGGCGCACCCGGAGCCTTACGAAGGAGAACTGTCGACCGATGAAGCCAAGGCGCTCATCGACACGTTCCCCGACGTAGGTTCCCCCATCATCATTTTCACTGGTGGCGAACCCATGATGCGCCCCGACGTGTATGAGCTTATTGCATACGCCAAAGCCAAAGGGCTGCGCTGTGTCATGGCTCCCAACGGCACGCTCATCACTCCTGAGACCGCCCAGAAGATGAAGGATGCAGGGATTGAACGCTGCTCCATCTCTATCGACGCTCCCGAAGCCAATCAGCACGACACGTTCCGTGGTGAGATCGGCGCGTTCGATGCTTCCATGCGTGGCATTCAACACCTCAAGGATGTCGGAATAGAATTCCAGATCAATACGACTGTCACCAAGAACAACCTCCACCTGTTCAAGGACATCTTCAACCTCTGTGAAGATATCGGTGCAGCCGCCTGGCACATATTCCTTCTGGTCCCAACCGGCCGAGCCGTCGAACTGGGAACTGAAGTCATCACCGCTGAAGAATACGAAGACGTACTCAACTGGTTTTATGACTTCCGAAAAACCACGGACATGCAGCTTAAAGCAACCTGCGCTCCGCACTATCACCGCATCCTCCGCCAGCGCGCCAAGGAAGAAGGCACGCCTGTCAACTTTGAGAACTTCGGCCTCGACGCTGTCAGCCGTGGTTGCCTTGGCGGTATCGGCTTCTGCTTCATCTCGCACCGTGGACAGGTGCAGCCTTGCGGCTACCTCGAACTGGATTGTGGCAATGTTCGTGAGATCCCCTTCCCGGATATCTGGAAGGAGTCACAGCAGTTTCTCAACCTGCGTAATCCCGACGTATATGACGGGAAATGCGGTCACTGCGAATATGAAAAGGTATGCGGCGGCTGTCGTGCAAGAGCGCAAACAATGAAGGGGCACTACCTCAAGGAAGAACCTCTTTGTTCGTACACGCCCAAGAAACAACCCAAAAAGTAA
- a CDS encoding substrate-binding periplasmic protein, producing MVFFLFQCALVNGTARAGEFKAYVGEIPPLIYLNDAGLARGAVVDVVVEAMEMAGIPLDQDSDIASISWARAIEDVEYTPRTMIFCMARTEQREDRFKWVGPVAEMNVGLVAMKHSSVSISDKDDVRKYRIGVIRSSGPVDILESEYGVLKENLTQVASDELQFRMLKAGRVDLITQADIAAPVLIREMGMPSGAYEMVHVLQHLYLYVAFNKQTDDELLEKVREAIGELRSSEDGAPSRYDLLLRKHAPEEPLPYRAK from the coding sequence ATGGTATTTTTTCTTTTCCAATGTGCGCTTGTGAATGGGACCGCTCGAGCGGGTGAGTTCAAGGCATATGTCGGTGAAATTCCACCTTTGATTTATCTCAATGATGCTGGACTTGCTCGTGGAGCCGTCGTCGATGTTGTTGTTGAAGCCATGGAAATGGCTGGTATCCCTCTTGATCAGGATAGCGATATTGCGTCCATCAGTTGGGCCCGGGCTATCGAGGATGTAGAATACACACCTCGCACAATGATCTTCTGCATGGCGCGGACAGAGCAACGGGAAGACCGCTTCAAATGGGTTGGCCCTGTTGCCGAAATGAATGTCGGGTTGGTTGCCATGAAGCACTCGAGTGTCTCCATTTCTGACAAGGATGATGTTCGCAAATATCGTATTGGCGTCATACGGAGCAGTGGGCCGGTTGATATTCTCGAAAGTGAGTACGGTGTGCTGAAGGAGAACTTGACGCAGGTTGCTTCAGATGAACTGCAGTTCAGGATGCTTAAAGCTGGACGAGTCGATTTGATTACTCAGGCTGATATTGCAGCCCCGGTGTTGATTCGCGAGATGGGCATGCCTTCTGGTGCGTATGAGATGGTGCATGTCCTGCAACACCTGTATCTTTACGTTGCGTTCAATAAACAGACGGACGATGAACTGTTGGAAAAGGTGCGGGAGGCCATAGGGGAATTGCGGTCGTCGGAAGATGGTGCCCCGAGTCGTTATGATCTTTTGTTACGAAAACATGCTCCAGAAGAGCCGTTGCCATATCGGGCAAAATAG
- the rpe gene encoding ribulose-phosphate 3-epimerase, translated as MILSPSMLSSDFANMENELKALEKAGLEWVHLDIMDGVFVPNITFGPPIIKAMRQKSNLFFDCHLMIKDPGRYITDFANAGADLICVHAEACDHLERVCSQIAETGKKPAVALNPHTPLETIKYLLPQLHMVLIMSVNPGFGGQKFIPFCLDKVKELKKMIVDAGADTLIQIDGGVTAENAGELTAAGVDVLVSGSAFFGYPPYAERLKTFQEACK; from the coding sequence ATGATTCTTTCCCCCTCCATGCTTTCGTCCGATTTCGCCAATATGGAAAACGAACTGAAAGCACTAGAGAAAGCAGGCCTTGAATGGGTCCATCTTGACATTATGGATGGCGTTTTCGTACCGAACATCACCTTTGGTCCGCCAATCATCAAGGCGATGCGCCAAAAGTCGAACCTCTTTTTCGACTGTCACCTCATGATCAAGGATCCGGGACGATACATCACGGACTTCGCCAATGCCGGCGCCGACCTCATCTGCGTTCACGCCGAGGCGTGCGACCACCTGGAGCGTGTCTGCTCCCAGATCGCCGAAACAGGGAAAAAACCGGCTGTGGCTCTCAATCCGCACACGCCGCTTGAGACCATCAAGTACCTGCTCCCGCAACTTCACATGGTTCTGATCATGTCGGTCAACCCGGGCTTCGGGGGCCAGAAGTTCATTCCCTTCTGTCTCGACAAGGTCAAGGAACTCAAGAAAATGATTGTTGATGCCGGTGCTGACACACTCATCCAGATCGATGGCGGCGTGACTGCAGAAAACGCCGGGGAACTGACCGCTGCAGGCGTTGATGTTCTCGTTTCCGGCTCTGCCTTCTTCGGCTACCCGCCATACGCAGAGCGCCTCAAAACGTTTCAGGAAGCCTGCAAATAA
- the hemB gene encoding porphobilinogen synthase, protein MIPNDFYRGRRLRSSLTMRELVRENQVSASDLIMPYFVVETDDEDFKKEISSMPGQYQLSLKQLEKRVEEAVNNGLKSCILFGIPAEKDDVGSQAYDDSGIVQKAIRLLKDRWPNLIVCADTCLCEYTSHGHCGIVKNEYVQNDPTLNLLARAAVAQARAGADIVAPSDMMDGRVAAIRDALDEEGFTNTPIMSYAVKYASAFYGPFREAAESTPQFGDRKTYQMDPPNSREAMREAVADLEEGADILMVKPGMPYLDIIRQVRDNFDTPVAAYQVSGEYSMIKAAALNGWVDEEAVVMESLIAFKRAGADLILTYFTEDVLKVLNK, encoded by the coding sequence ATGATTCCCAACGATTTTTACCGAGGCCGCAGACTTCGTTCCAGTCTGACCATGCGGGAACTGGTTCGCGAGAATCAGGTCTCGGCAAGCGACCTGATTATGCCCTACTTCGTTGTTGAAACCGACGATGAAGACTTCAAGAAAGAGATCAGCTCCATGCCGGGGCAATATCAGCTCTCCCTCAAGCAGCTTGAAAAGCGTGTGGAAGAAGCTGTAAACAACGGGCTGAAGTCATGTATCCTGTTTGGCATTCCAGCCGAAAAGGACGATGTCGGCTCTCAGGCGTATGACGATTCCGGAATCGTGCAAAAAGCCATCCGCCTCTTGAAGGATCGCTGGCCGAACCTGATTGTTTGCGCTGATACCTGCCTTTGCGAATATACCTCCCATGGACATTGCGGCATTGTGAAGAACGAATATGTTCAGAACGACCCAACCCTCAATCTGCTTGCTCGGGCTGCCGTTGCCCAGGCTCGCGCCGGAGCTGACATTGTCGCCCCTTCCGACATGATGGACGGGCGCGTGGCCGCCATCCGCGATGCGCTTGATGAAGAAGGGTTCACCAACACGCCGATCATGTCCTATGCGGTAAAGTATGCTTCTGCTTTTTATGGCCCATTTCGCGAGGCTGCGGAGTCCACTCCCCAGTTCGGCGATCGCAAGACATACCAGATGGACCCGCCCAATTCCCGCGAAGCAATGCGCGAAGCAGTTGCTGACCTGGAAGAGGGAGCTGACATCCTCATGGTCAAGCCGGGCATGCCCTACCTCGACATTATCCGGCAGGTCCGCGACAATTTCGACACACCGGTCGCCGCCTATCAGGTCAGTGGCGAATATTCCATGATCAAGGCCGCGGCACTCAACGGCTGGGTTGATGAAGAAGCTGTGGTCATGGAATCGCTGATAGCCTTCAAACGGGCTGGAGCCGACCTCATTCTGACGTATTTCACTGAAGATGTTTTGAAAGTCCTCAACAAATAG
- a CDS encoding YIP1 family protein, which produces MEILCPECQFSREVDESKIPAKSQVATCPKCKTKFRFRELPEEENFEIHEEEQEKDIQPPSVEEVVPTQSAVPEQEEIQEQPVEASPSETNESEEAKQEESAFPNLPSDSPNRNEALWDKLGRMTPPAGGQKTVREERAEAETQPSNQASERETQPQQNEPDPIPGWNGEFSEDFPDPMHDDAEDENRGSSPLVPPPFEQLDRYGFFHGLYMTVKLIITSPRLFFSVMPVGGGLSKPLTFTILLTMIQGFVQYFWGLVGLSASAQPGNDPIGGVSSALAPILMLLFMPALIAAGQFVITGIYHLLLILMRADNQGFEGTFRALAYANAPIILGIFPMPIAEIEVVWMAVAAIWGLFLTITGLKHIHKTSFAKVIPVALIPLLLGMIAALAIFQGGMATV; this is translated from the coding sequence GCTACTTGTCCGAAGTGCAAAACGAAATTTCGTTTTCGCGAACTCCCTGAAGAAGAGAACTTCGAGATACACGAGGAAGAACAGGAAAAAGACATTCAACCGCCCAGCGTTGAAGAAGTCGTTCCAACCCAATCCGCGGTACCTGAACAGGAAGAAATTCAAGAGCAACCTGTAGAAGCATCACCTTCTGAGACTAATGAATCAGAAGAAGCAAAACAGGAAGAATCTGCTTTTCCCAATCTGCCCAGCGATTCTCCAAATCGCAATGAAGCACTGTGGGACAAGCTCGGCCGCATGACTCCCCCAGCAGGTGGTCAGAAAACGGTACGTGAAGAACGCGCAGAAGCTGAGACACAGCCATCCAACCAGGCAAGTGAAAGGGAAACACAGCCTCAACAAAATGAGCCTGATCCAATCCCTGGCTGGAACGGTGAGTTCAGCGAGGACTTCCCGGACCCGATGCACGATGATGCAGAGGACGAAAACCGCGGAAGCAGTCCATTGGTACCGCCTCCTTTCGAGCAACTCGACAGGTACGGATTCTTTCACGGGCTGTATATGACGGTTAAGCTGATCATCACATCCCCTCGCCTCTTTTTCTCGGTGATGCCAGTTGGCGGAGGCCTTTCTAAACCGCTGACTTTCACCATTCTCCTGACCATGATTCAGGGGTTTGTTCAGTATTTTTGGGGTTTGGTTGGACTGTCTGCTTCGGCTCAGCCCGGCAATGATCCTATTGGAGGAGTCTCCAGCGCTCTTGCGCCGATACTCATGCTCCTTTTCATGCCTGCACTGATAGCAGCAGGACAGTTCGTCATTACCGGGATTTACCATCTTCTGCTCATTTTGATGCGAGCAGACAACCAAGGTTTTGAAGGAACATTCCGTGCCCTTGCATATGCCAACGCGCCAATCATATTAGGCATTTTCCCTATGCCCATAGCGGAAATCGAAGTCGTATGGATGGCCGTTGCCGCAATCTGGGGCCTGTTCCTGACCATTACCGGCCTGAAGCATATTCATAAAACTTCATTTGCCAAGGTAATACCAGTCGCTCTCATTCCGCTCCTGCTTGGAATGATTGCAGCACTCGCCATCTTCCAGGGAGGAATGGCGACGGTTTAG
- the ahbA gene encoding siroheme decarboxylase subunit alpha, with product MDNYDKQILDIIQSHFPIASRPYEEVGKQVGLSESEVLERVRDLKKSGVIRRMGANFTSKTLGWQSTLCAASCPEDKMEEFVAEVNKHDGVTHNYLRENEFNIWFALIAPDMDAVESILDSITAKTGIKILNLPAEKLFKIKVDFKMNK from the coding sequence ATGGACAACTACGACAAGCAGATTCTCGATATAATCCAATCACACTTCCCTATTGCGTCGCGTCCTTATGAAGAAGTCGGTAAACAGGTCGGTTTATCCGAATCCGAAGTACTTGAACGTGTCCGCGATCTCAAGAAGTCCGGTGTCATCCGTCGCATGGGAGCGAACTTCACTTCCAAGACACTTGGCTGGCAGTCCACTCTGTGTGCGGCATCATGCCCCGAGGACAAGATGGAAGAGTTCGTTGCCGAGGTGAACAAACACGACGGCGTAACGCATAACTATCTGCGTGAAAACGAATTCAACATCTGGTTCGCACTCATCGCACCGGATATGGATGCCGTGGAATCGATCCTTGATTCCATCACCGCTAAAACAGGAATCAAGATTCTTAACCTTCCTGCAGAAAAATTGTTCAAGATCAAAGTCGATTTCAAGATGAACAAGTAA
- the ahbC gene encoding 12,18-didecarboxysiroheme deacetylase → MIGISKLYCGAVEPSDALRYNRESGQLPSHLLQFAKDKKPVVVWNMTQRCNLKCVHCYAHAVDPSAHKDPISHEKAKEIIDDLAQFGAPVMLFSGGEPLVREDLVDLAKYATSKGMRAVISTNGTLITKSKARELKEVGLSYVGISLDGAEEVHDKFRGVKGSYKQALKGVENCMAEGLKVGLRFTINKRNAVEVPHLFDLIEDMDIPRICFYHLVYSGRGSDLMKEDLNHQETREVVDLIMDRTRALFDKGLPKEVLTVDNHADGPHVYHRLLKEDPERAKEVLELLKMNEGNSSGRGIGCISWDGQVHADQFMRHITFGNVLERPFSEIWTDKENELLMKLKDKRPHVKGRCATCRFLNVCGGNFRARAEAYYDDFWAQDPACYLTDEEISGEPL, encoded by the coding sequence ATGATAGGTATTTCTAAACTCTACTGCGGCGCCGTCGAACCCTCGGATGCGCTGCGTTACAATCGCGAATCCGGCCAACTGCCTTCTCATCTCCTGCAGTTCGCCAAAGACAAAAAACCGGTCGTAGTCTGGAACATGACCCAGCGCTGCAACCTGAAATGTGTGCATTGCTATGCGCACGCTGTCGATCCAAGCGCCCATAAAGACCCCATTTCCCACGAAAAGGCTAAAGAGATCATCGATGACCTCGCGCAGTTCGGCGCACCGGTCATGCTCTTTTCCGGCGGCGAACCGCTGGTTCGTGAAGATCTGGTTGACCTGGCAAAGTACGCCACCTCCAAAGGTATGCGTGCCGTCATCTCCACCAACGGAACTCTGATCACCAAGTCCAAAGCCCGTGAGCTCAAGGAAGTCGGCCTTTCCTATGTCGGCATCTCCCTTGATGGTGCAGAAGAAGTCCACGACAAGTTCCGCGGAGTGAAAGGCTCCTACAAGCAGGCGCTCAAGGGCGTTGAGAACTGTATGGCCGAAGGCCTCAAAGTCGGTCTTCGCTTCACCATCAACAAGCGTAACGCTGTCGAGGTTCCCCACCTCTTCGATCTGATCGAAGACATGGATATTCCCCGCATCTGTTTCTACCATCTGGTATACTCCGGACGCGGCTCCGACCTCATGAAGGAAGATCTCAATCACCAGGAAACCCGCGAAGTGGTCGACCTGATCATGGATCGCACCAGAGCGTTGTTCGACAAGGGCCTTCCCAAGGAAGTCCTGACTGTCGACAACCACGCTGATGGTCCTCACGTCTACCACCGCCTGCTCAAGGAAGACCCTGAGCGCGCCAAGGAAGTGCTTGAACTCCTCAAGATGAACGAAGGCAACTCCTCCGGTCGTGGTATTGGCTGTATTTCCTGGGACGGTCAGGTTCATGCCGACCAGTTCATGCGCCACATCACCTTCGGTAACGTTCTGGAACGTCCGTTCTCCGAAATCTGGACTGACAAGGAAAACGAACTGCTCATGAAGCTCAAGGACAAGCGTCCCCATGTGAAAGGCCGTTGTGCCACATGTCGTTTCCTGAACGTCTGTGGTGGTAACTTCCGCGCCCGCGCCGAAGCCTACTACGACGACTTCTGGGCTCAGGACCCTGCCTGCTATCTCACAGACGAAGAGATCAGCGGCGAGCCTCTGTAA